One Vanessa atalanta chromosome 20, ilVanAtal1.2, whole genome shotgun sequence genomic window carries:
- the LOC125072125 gene encoding trypsin, alkaline C-like, producing the protein MYVITLLALVGVAIAAPNALVPRIVEESAIGALDQRIVGGSDAKIEDYPFMAVILVSNEDQIQIRFRPICGGSLITTRAVLTAAHCFLNNILSTNHFRVRLGSSLRRFGGQRYRVENWVKHPGYSWPKLYHDIAILKLATPAILSNRVALARIAGPNYIVPDNTTVTAAGWGVLEFGGEPPEILQHVDIKTINHDICRENYAELQSSLGELEVPNVTSEMVCAGILDVGGKNTCQGDSGGPLLHQGVIIGITSWAHQCAHPKYHTVFVNVPSYTSWIVDNV; encoded by the exons ATGTACGTAATAACACTGTTAGCTCTCGTTGGTGTCGCCATCG CGGCACCAAACGCACTTGTTCCGCGTATTGTTGAAGAATCGGCAATAGGCGCACTTGACCAGCGTATTGTTGGGGGATCTGATGCAAAAATAGAAGATTATCCCTTTATGGCTGTCATTTTAGTTTCTAACGAAGATCAGATTCAAATTCGTTTTAGACCCATCTGCGGTGGATCTCTAATTACTACGAGAGCCGTCCTTACGGCAGCCCACTGTTTCTT GAACAACATTCTTTCTACTAATCATTTCCGAGTGCGACTTGGCTCGTCACTGAGACGGTTTGGCGGTCAACGTTATAGAGTCGAAAATTGGGTTAAGCATCCCGGATACAGTTGGCCTAAATTATACCACGACATTGCTATACTAAAACTCGCCACTCCCGCCATACTGTCCAACCGCGTTGCACTTGCCCGAATCGCTGGACCCAATTACATCGTCCCAGATAACACTACCGTCACTGCTGCCGGATGGGGCGTACTTGAA TTTGGCGGTGAACCACCAGAAATCCTCCAACatgttgatataaaaacaatcaacCATGATATCTGCAGAGAAAATTACGCTGAACTACAGTCTTCGCTAGGCGAACTTGAAGTTCCTAACGTTACATCGGAAATGGTATGCGCTGGTATTTTGGACGTTGGTGGCAAAAACACCTGCCAAGGTGACTCAGGAGGACCACTTCTTCACCAAGGAGTCATAATTGGAATTACCTCTTGGGCACATCAATGTGCCCATCCGAAGTATCACACTGTCTTTGTTAACGTGCCTTCTTATACCAGTTGGATTGTTGATAATGTGTAA
- the LOC125072126 gene encoding trypsin, alkaline C-like, protein MYLITVLALVGAAIAAPNAIAPRIVEESATGALDQRIVGGSDANIEDYPFMAVILASRGDDVQLIFRPYCGGSLITTRAVLTAAHCFLNNVLPINHLRVRLGSSLSWFGGQRYRVDNWVKHPGYSWPEAYHDIAILKLATPAILSNRVAVAPIAGPKYIVPDNTTVTAAGWGLLEYDGEPSVILQQVDVKKVNHDICRANYAELQALLGEHEVPNVTSEMVCAGILGVGGKDACQGDSGGPLLHQGVIVGVTSWGHECAHPKYPGVYVNVPSYTSWIVENAEN, encoded by the exons ATGTACCTAATAACAGTGTTAGCTCTCGTTGGTGCCGCCATCG CGGCACCAAACGCAATTGCTCCGCGTATTGTTGAAGAATCGGCAACAGGCGCACTTGACCAGCGTATTGTTGGAGGATCCGATGCAAATATAGAAGATTACCCCTTTATGGCTGTCATTTTAGCATCTCGTGGAGATGacgttcaattaatttttagacCCTACTGCGGTGGATCTCTTATTACTACCAGAGCCGTCCTCACGGCAGCCCACTGTTTCTT GAACAACGTTCTACCTATTAATCATTTACGAGTGCGACTTGGCTCGTCACTAAGCTGGTTTGGTGGTCAACGATATAGAGTCGATAATTGGGTTAAGCATCCCGGATACAGTTGGCCTGAAGCATACCACGACATTGCTATACTGAAACTCGCCACTCCCGCTATACTCTCCAACCGCGTTGCTGTTGCTCCAATCGCTGGACCCAAATACATCGTCCCAGATAACACTACCGTCACTGCTGCCGGATGGGGCCTCCTTGAA TATGATGGTGAACCATCAGTAATCCTTCAACAAGTTGATGTAAAAAAAGTCAACCATGATATCTGCAGAGCAAATTACGCTGAACTACAGGCTCTGCTAGGCGAACATGAAGTTCCTAACGTAACATCGGAAATGGTATGCGCTGGTATATTGGGCGTCGGTGGCAAAGATGCCTGCCAAGGCGACTCAGGGGGACCTCTTCTTCACCAAGGAGTCATAGTTGGAGTTACCTCTTGGGGACACGAATGTGCCCATCCGAAGTATCCCGGTGTCTATGTCAACGTACCCTCTTATACCAGTTGGATAGTTGAGAATGCGGAGAACTGA
- the LOC125072127 gene encoding trypsin, alkaline C-like: MYWPEAYHDIAILKLATPAILSNRVAVAPIAGPKYIVPDNTTVTAAGWGLLEYDGEPSVILQQVDVKKVNHDICRANYAELQALLGEHEVPNVTSEMVCAGILGVGGKDACQGDSGGPLLHQGVIIGVTSWGHECAHPKYPGVYVNVPSYTSWIVENAEN, translated from the exons ATGTA TTGGCCTGAAGCATACCACGACATTGCTATACTGAAACTCGCCACTCCCGCTATACTCTCCAACCGCGTTGCTGTTGCTCCAATCGCTGGACCCAAATACATCGTCCCAGATAACACTACTGTCACTGCTGCCGGATGGGGCCTCCTTGAA TATGATGGTGAACCATCAGTAATCCTTCAACAAGTTGATGTAAAAAAAGTCAACCATGATATCTGCAGAGCAAATTACGCTGAACTACAGGCTCTGCTAGGCGAACATGAAGTTCCTAACGTAACATCGGAAATGGTATGCGCTGGTATATTGGGCGTCGGTGGCAAAGATGCCTGCCAAGGCGACTCAGGGGGACCTCTTCTTCACCAAGGAGTCATAATTGGAGTTACCTCTTGGGGACACGAATGTGCCCATCCGAAGTATCCCGGTGTCTATGTCAACGTACCCTCTTATACCAGTTGGATAGTTGAGAATGCGGAGAACTGA